The Streptomyces achromogenes DNA segment CCCGGGCTCCTTCGGTCCCCGCCTGCGGGCGGGCCTTCAGAACGCCGCCGGTGTCGAGACGCACCAGGGTGTGGCCGGACGTCTGCTGCTCCACGTGGCCCGGCAGGAAGTTGGCGGCGCCGAGGAAGTCGGCGACGAACGGGGTGCGCGGGCGCTCGAAGAGCTCCTGCGGGGTGTCGAACTGGTCGATCCGCCCGTCCCGCATCACCGCGATCCGGTCGGAGAGGACGAGGGCCTCTTCCTGGTCGTGCGTCACGTAGATGACGGTCAGGCCGAGTTCCTGCTGGATACGCTTGATCTCGGTCTGGAGCTGGTCGCGCAGCTTCTTGTCGAGGGCGCCGAGCGGCTCGTCCATGAGGATGACGGGCGGGCGGTAGACCAGGGCCCGGCAGAGGGCGACGCGCTGCTGCTGGCCGCCGGACAGCTCGCGGGGGCGGCGGCGGGCCATGGCGGACAGTCCCGCCATCTCCAGCGTCTCGCCGACCCGGCGGCGCTGTTCCGCCTTGGACACACCCCGCAGTTGCAGGGGGAAGGCGACGTTCTCCCACACGGTCATGTGGGGGAAGAGCAGGTACTGCTGGAAGACGAAGCCCAGGCCGCGCTTCTGCGGGGCGAGGCGGGTCACGTCACGGCCGCCGACGACGATGTTGCCGGAGTCGGGCTCGCAGAACCCGGCGATCATCATCAGGGTGGTGGTCTTGCCGGAGCCGGAGGAACCGAGGAAGGTGACGAACTCGCCGGCCGCGATCTCCATGGAGACCTCGTCGACGGCCGTCACTCCCCCGTACGTTTTCCGAAGCCGTGTCACGGACAGGGGCTTGCCGGAACCGGTCAGGCCGGCCGCGGAGGCCAGGGACAGCTCGGGCATCACGTCGATCTCAGGCATGCGTCCACTCCTGCCAGCGCTTGGACACGGCGTCCTGGTTCTTGATCCACCACTCGACGTCCAGGTCGAAGCCCGACTCCAGGTGCTCGGGGGAGCTGGCCAGGTTCGCGGCCGTGCCGGCGGAGAGCTTCTTGTAGGCGGCCGGCACCGACGGGGCCATCGGGTAGATCTCGGCGTAGGCCGCCTGTACCTCGGGCCGCAGCGCGAAGTCGATGAGCTGGTAGGCGGCGTCGAGGTTCGCCGCGCCCTTGGGAATGCCGAGGGCGTTGCTCTGCCGGCGGGCACCGTTCCACTGGTAGGCGAGCGGGGCGCCGCCCTTGATCAGGGCGTCCAGGCGGCCATGCCACACGCTGGAGGCGTCGACCTCCTTGCGGCCCAGGAGCACGCCGGGCAGAGCACCGGTGTCCCAGAACTTGCGGACGTGGGGCTTGATCTCGCTGAGAACCTTGAAGGCGCGGTCCACATCGAGCGGGTAGAGCCTGTCCAGCGCCACGCCGTCGGCGAGGAGGGCGAACTCCAGCTCGGGCAGGTCGGCGTCCAGGGCCTGCAGGGCGCGGTTGCCGGAGAACGTCTTGGCGTCCCAGAAGTCGGCCCACGAGGCCGGCTTCCTTCCGTCGAACGCGTCGGTGCGGTACGCCATCACGCTGGCCCAGTAGTTCTTGCCGACCGCGTTGGAGGTCACCAGTGCCTTGGCGATGCCCGCGTTCTTGAAGTTCTTCAGCCGGTCGTGGTCGAGGTCCTCGGTGGCGTCCTGCTGCTTGAAGAGCACGAAGTCGGCCATGGAGTCGTCGATGACGTCGAACTGGGGGCGGCCCTGTTTGATCTGGGCGAGCATCTGGGCGTACTCGATGTTCACCACCTTGACCTGGATGCCGGTCTCCTTGGTGAACGGCTCGTAGATCGCCTGCTGGTTGGCGTCGCCGTAGGAGCCCCCGCTGTTGCGAACCACGAGGGTCTTGGAGCTCTTGCCGCCGCTGCCGACGGACCGGCTGGTGCCGGTGCCGCAGGCGCTGAGCGATGTGGCGGCGGCGACGCCTGCGGCCACGCCGCCGACTCCGCGCAGAAACCCTCTGCGGTCTATCCGGACATCTCTCACCGGGTGCCTCCTGGTGGTGCGGTACGTGAGGAAGGGGAGCGTGGGGGTGCGTGCTGGTGGGGTCTCGTTCTGGTGGTGCGGGGAGGGGACTTGCTGAGGGTGGTGGGGTCAGTGGCCGCCGGAGTCCTGGGGAGCCGGGGCGGCGATGGCGGCGAGTTCGGCGCCGGGGGCGACGGTCAGTCCGCGCATGCCGTAGAAGATCCGGCCGGTGGCCGGGGAGAGGACCTTGTGCTCCTGGCCGTCGGCCGGGTCGATGACACGGCCGAGGATCTGGCCCTCCGTCACGTAGTCGCCTGCGGCGAACTCGGGATACCACAGGCCGGTCGCCTCGGCGGTGACGCCGGCGGCCCAGACCCATGCCCGGACGGCCGTGTCGCCCTGGGGCTTGGTGTCCAGGACGCCGAGCCGACCCAGGACCCCATGCAGACCTTCGACGAGACGACGAGCGGTGTCCGCGTCGCGTTCGCCGAGCTGGCCGGTCTCCACGAGGATCGCCGGGACGCCCTGGCGGGCGGCGGCCGCGTGACTGTTGCCGCCGTCCGCGTTCATTCCGAAGATGACGTCCTCGATGCCGAGCGCGCCGGCCATGTCCGCTGTCTGTGCGTCCCGTTCGGGGTCACCGGTGAGGCGGTAACCGACGAAATCTGTCAGGACTTCGTCGATGCCGCCGGAGTGCAGGTCGACGTAGGCGTCAGCGCCGTCCACGAGGTTGGTGAACAGCCAGGCCGCGAGACGTTCGGTGGGGCTGCCGTCGGGGTCGCCGGGGAAGACGCGATTGATGTTCACGCCGTCGAGCGGGGAGACGCCGAGGCGACCCTGGTAGACGGCCGGGGGGTTGGCGACCGGGCAGACGATCACCTGACCGTGCACCTCGCCGGGCTCCAGGAGAGCGGCCAGTCGGGTGGCCGCGTCGACCCCCGTGAACTCGCCGCCGTGCACGCCCGCGGTGATCAGCACGCGAAGGCCGGGGTGGGCGCCGTTGACCAGGGTCAGCGGGATGTCCACGGTGAGGGTGCCGAGGTCGGCCGGGACGGTGCCGCGGGTCTTGGTCCCGGGCTCGGCGTGCAGGACGCCGACGGACAGGGTGGCGGTCATGGTCGTCACGCCTCCGCTCGGTCGAGGGTGGAGATGAAGTCGATGGGCCGGGGCGAGCTGCCGTCCAGCGCGAGGTCGGCGGCGATGTCGCCGAAGGCGGGCGAGAGCTTGAAGCCGTGTCCGGAGAACCCGGCGAGCAGGACGACGTTCTCCGCGCCCGGCAGCGGCCCGACCAGGGGGCGGCTGCTCTCGGTGTAGCCCTCCATGTAGACGGAGAGCCGGGTCGGATCGGGGTTCAGGTCCGGCATGTGACGCTCGATCAGTTCCGTGAAGATCTCCAGTTCCTCCGGGGCCACCTCTCGGTCGAGCCGGTTCGGGTCACCGGCCGGGCGGTGCAGGGCGCGGGAGAGACCGAGCTTGACGGAGACGCCG contains these protein-coding regions:
- a CDS encoding ABC transporter substrate-binding protein, with protein sequence MRDVRIDRRGFLRGVGGVAAGVAAATSLSACGTGTSRSVGSGGKSSKTLVVRNSGGSYGDANQQAIYEPFTKETGIQVKVVNIEYAQMLAQIKQGRPQFDVIDDSMADFVLFKQQDATEDLDHDRLKNFKNAGIAKALVTSNAVGKNYWASVMAYRTDAFDGRKPASWADFWDAKTFSGNRALQALDADLPELEFALLADGVALDRLYPLDVDRAFKVLSEIKPHVRKFWDTGALPGVLLGRKEVDASSVWHGRLDALIKGGAPLAYQWNGARRQSNALGIPKGAANLDAAYQLIDFALRPEVQAAYAEIYPMAPSVPAAYKKLSAGTAANLASSPEHLESGFDLDVEWWIKNQDAVSKRWQEWTHA
- a CDS encoding succinylglutamate desuccinylase/aspartoacylase family protein, with product MTATLSVGVLHAEPGTKTRGTVPADLGTLTVDIPLTLVNGAHPGLRVLITAGVHGGEFTGVDAATRLAALLEPGEVHGQVIVCPVANPPAVYQGRLGVSPLDGVNINRVFPGDPDGSPTERLAAWLFTNLVDGADAYVDLHSGGIDEVLTDFVGYRLTGDPERDAQTADMAGALGIEDVIFGMNADGGNSHAAAARQGVPAILVETGQLGERDADTARRLVEGLHGVLGRLGVLDTKPQGDTAVRAWVWAAGVTAEATGLWYPEFAAGDYVTEGQILGRVIDPADGQEHKVLSPATGRIFYGMRGLTVAPGAELAAIAAPAPQDSGGH
- a CDS encoding ABC transporter ATP-binding protein: MPEIDVMPELSLASAAGLTGSGKPLSVTRLRKTYGGVTAVDEVSMEIAAGEFVTFLGSSGSGKTTTLMMIAGFCEPDSGNIVVGGRDVTRLAPQKRGLGFVFQQYLLFPHMTVWENVAFPLQLRGVSKAEQRRRVGETLEMAGLSAMARRRPRELSGGQQQRVALCRALVYRPPVILMDEPLGALDKKLRDQLQTEIKRIQQELGLTVIYVTHDQEEALVLSDRIAVMRDGRIDQFDTPQELFERPRTPFVADFLGAANFLPGHVEQQTSGHTLVRLDTGGVLKARPQAGTEGARVRAAVQPGRLALCPPDDGFCTGTVETVTYVGTLVRVTVRLLGGAATELVRLELPAGRAPDLGERIGLTADPANVSVFPDTEHGG